In one window of Bdellovibrio bacteriovorus W DNA:
- a CDS encoding colicin I receptor (COG4771 Outer membrane receptor for ferrienterochelin and colicins), with protein sequence MKKNLFFKKIPFLSLILTSQFSFAQVETSTSQLSSIIVSSASQREQSIAEAPASITVVTQEDIQRQPVHNITDVLKYSEGVMTSSSNDKGISLRGLDSSYTLILVNGKRVSSRSLSVRHNADADLSWISPDDIERIEIIRGPMATLYGAEAIGGVVNIITKKISASWKAHASSQLMRFEDSDEKAQNQYQVSVSGPIIAQKLQTKLNASFSQQDRPEVASTDSRQYAGHKDSKVRGELEYLINEKQKVQANVSKSTEKQTKQFNNSETFTDVDRTHYEVSHSYVGNNLSHEITFFQDGYEYDDNGKDAQLTHQTAQGNIKGQFNNHGLVAGFELQKYKLENSYQLTSGETDSQQNALFLEDNYSFLEKNTLTVGVRQTQHSDFGPHLSPRAYLVHQANENLTWKGGVGTGFKTPTLLQLSKDFHLPSCKGACTMIGNPYLKPEHSVSYEIGFTYTHENLFLNSSIFYSELSDMITTYFETINGQRYRLLKNVDKARTQGIEFGSRWVMNPNWHLGFNFTLSEGRNVTQDTPLLNLPTAVANLKLDWFMTDRLSSYSILSHIGHRQFEDSTGARSAPGYETLSLGMHYNLGNKKTRWRLGGGVENAMDVRLDDRYGFGELGRRYFVSLGVDTI encoded by the coding sequence ATGAAGAAAAATTTATTTTTTAAAAAAATCCCATTCTTATCTTTGATACTGACTTCGCAGTTTTCTTTCGCACAAGTAGAAACTTCAACTTCACAACTCTCGTCCATTATTGTCTCTTCGGCGAGTCAAAGAGAACAAAGTATCGCAGAAGCTCCGGCCAGCATCACCGTGGTTACACAGGAAGATATTCAAAGACAACCCGTCCATAATATCACAGACGTCCTAAAGTATTCTGAGGGGGTAATGACCTCGAGCTCAAATGATAAAGGGATCAGCCTGCGAGGGCTTGATTCAAGCTACACTCTTATCTTAGTCAATGGCAAACGTGTCAGCTCACGCTCTCTTTCAGTTCGCCACAATGCCGATGCTGACCTTTCGTGGATTTCTCCAGATGACATTGAACGCATAGAAATTATCCGTGGCCCCATGGCTACTCTTTATGGAGCGGAAGCCATCGGTGGTGTCGTCAATATTATCACTAAAAAGATTTCAGCTTCTTGGAAGGCTCACGCCAGTTCTCAACTTATGCGTTTTGAAGATTCCGATGAAAAAGCCCAGAATCAATATCAAGTGAGCGTCTCAGGCCCCATTATCGCGCAAAAGTTGCAGACTAAGCTCAATGCCTCGTTCTCGCAACAAGATCGCCCTGAAGTCGCCAGCACTGATAGTCGCCAATATGCCGGGCACAAAGATAGCAAAGTGCGCGGAGAGCTTGAATATCTTATTAATGAAAAACAGAAAGTTCAGGCCAACGTTAGCAAAAGCACTGAAAAACAAACCAAACAGTTTAATAATTCTGAAACTTTCACTGACGTCGATAGAACTCACTATGAGGTTTCCCATAGCTATGTCGGAAACAATCTCAGTCATGAGATCACTTTTTTCCAAGATGGCTACGAGTATGACGACAATGGCAAAGATGCCCAACTCACCCATCAAACGGCGCAAGGGAACATTAAGGGGCAATTCAATAACCATGGTCTTGTCGCGGGTTTTGAGTTGCAAAAATATAAGCTAGAAAATTCTTATCAGCTCACTTCTGGAGAAACAGATTCTCAACAAAACGCTCTGTTCCTGGAAGACAACTACTCTTTCTTAGAGAAGAACACTCTTACTGTGGGAGTCCGTCAAACACAGCACAGTGATTTCGGTCCTCATCTTTCACCGCGAGCCTATCTTGTACATCAGGCAAACGAAAACTTAACTTGGAAAGGCGGCGTTGGAACTGGATTCAAAACACCGACACTTTTACAACTCTCCAAAGACTTTCACCTTCCGAGTTGTAAGGGCGCTTGCACAATGATTGGAAACCCTTATTTAAAACCAGAACATAGTGTTAGTTATGAAATAGGTTTTACATACACGCATGAAAATCTATTTTTAAACTCTTCTATTTTTTATTCAGAACTTTCTGACATGATCACTACTTACTTTGAAACCATCAACGGCCAAAGATATCGTTTACTTAAAAACGTCGACAAAGCCCGCACTCAAGGTATTGAATTTGGCAGCCGCTGGGTGATGAACCCAAATTGGCATTTAGGTTTTAACTTCACGTTGAGCGAAGGACGTAATGTCACCCAAGATACGCCTCTTTTAAATCTTCCGACAGCCGTTGCTAACCTGAAGCTCGACTGGTTTATGACTGATCGATTGTCTTCCTATTCGATTCTTAGTCATATCGGCCATCGCCAGTTTGAAGACTCCACAGGTGCGCGCTCAGCCCCTGGGTATGAAACCTTAAGCCTTGGGATGCATTATAATCTAGGTAATAAGAAAACACGCTGGCGCCTTGGTGGTGGCGTAGAGAATGCCATGGACGTTCGTTTAGATGATCGCTATGGATTTGGCGAACTCGGAAGACGCTACTTTGTCAGCCTCGGAGTGGATACGATTTAA